In a genomic window of Pseudomonas mohnii:
- a CDS encoding EamA family transporter — protein sequence MIDSKTGWLHERLGTLVLWALLIGFESAGQIASKVGGDQLGQMDFTLHWLLAVADNPGVWVAIACYIGAFFVWMLILRRSSLSLAFPLSSLVFVGVLLGSWLGLGEQISVLHWVGVAVIMGGVALLAEGEQT from the coding sequence ATGATCGACAGCAAGACGGGCTGGCTGCACGAACGGCTCGGCACCCTCGTTCTCTGGGCCTTGCTGATCGGCTTCGAAAGCGCTGGCCAGATCGCCAGCAAAGTCGGCGGCGATCAACTCGGGCAGATGGACTTCACCCTGCACTGGCTGTTGGCCGTGGCCGACAATCCCGGGGTGTGGGTGGCGATCGCCTGCTACATCGGCGCGTTCTTCGTCTGGATGCTGATCCTGCGACGCAGCAGCCTGTCCCTGGCGTTCCCCCTCAGTTCACTGGTGTTTGTCGGGGTATTGCTGGGGTCATGGCTGGGGCTGGGAGAGCAGATCAGCGTGCTGCACTGGGTGGGGGTGGCGGTGATCATGGGCGGGGTCGCGTTGCTGGCCGAGGGTGAGCAAACCTGA
- a CDS encoding GlpM family protein translates to MLKATLGAAVVVILAALAKTRNYYIAGLVPLFPTFALIAHYIVGKGRSVEDLKTTILFGMWSIIPYFVYLATLYVMVDRMRLEASLAVAAVAWLMAATVLVSVWVRLHT, encoded by the coding sequence ATACTCAAGGCGACCCTGGGCGCGGCGGTGGTGGTCATCCTCGCTGCGCTGGCCAAGACCAGAAACTATTACATCGCCGGTCTGGTGCCGCTGTTTCCCACTTTTGCCCTGATCGCCCATTACATCGTCGGCAAGGGCCGTTCTGTGGAAGACCTGAAGACCACCATCCTGTTTGGCATGTGGTCGATCATTCCGTATTTCGTCTACCTGGCCACGCTCTACGTGATGGTGGACCGGATGCGCCTGGAAGCTTCGCTGGCGGTGGCGGCAGTGGCCTGGTTGATGGCTGCGACCGTGCTTGTCTCGGTCTGGGTTCGCCTGCACACCTGA
- a CDS encoding MipA/OmpV family protein — translation MSRITVALFTALTCLSINANADGLTGEAGLGLSYEPHDPTGSRYETRPVPYLDLDWGDVSLSTDDGLTWSAFKANGFSTGPFANYLPGRTANGSLRGLRDVPDMAEVGGFVQYAPADFWRVFVSVGQAVGGGSGQGGVLGRVGSEVGYPLGGGVIGSTNLTAHFADARQTQTYFGVSSDESQASGIRRYNAGGGLQNVALTQSFEFPLAPHWSLLTSASWIHLTGSAADSSIVKAVGDTNQGEAQVAIAYTFK, via the coding sequence ATGTCGAGGATTACCGTTGCGCTCTTTACCGCGCTGACCTGTCTTTCCATCAACGCCAACGCCGATGGCCTCACCGGCGAAGCCGGGCTGGGCCTGAGCTATGAACCCCATGATCCGACCGGCAGTCGATACGAAACCCGACCCGTGCCGTACCTCGATCTGGACTGGGGCGATGTCAGTCTCAGCACTGACGACGGGCTGACCTGGAGTGCCTTCAAGGCCAACGGCTTCAGCACCGGGCCTTTTGCGAACTACCTGCCGGGCCGAACCGCGAACGGGTCATTGCGCGGCTTGCGCGATGTGCCGGATATGGCCGAGGTGGGCGGGTTCGTGCAGTACGCACCGGCCGATTTCTGGCGGGTGTTTGTCTCGGTCGGCCAGGCAGTGGGCGGCGGCAGCGGGCAGGGTGGGGTGCTGGGAAGGGTCGGTAGCGAGGTGGGTTATCCGCTGGGTGGCGGGGTGATCGGCAGCACGAACCTGACGGCGCATTTCGCCGATGCCCGACAAACCCAGACCTACTTCGGCGTCAGCAGTGACGAGTCACAGGCCTCGGGGATTCGTCGCTACAACGCCGGCGGCGGGTTGCAGAACGTGGCGCTGACCCAGAGTTTCGAGTTCCCGTTGGCGCCCCATTGGTCGCTGCTGACCAGCGCGAGCTGGATCCACCTGACGGGTTCGGCGGCGGACAGCAGCATTGTCAAAGCCGTTGGCGATACCAACCAGGGTGAAGCGCAGGTGGCGATTGCCTACACGTTCAAATGA
- a CDS encoding HAD-IB family phosphatase, protein MIDWHIVCDFDGTITRTDVIDSILQRFADPSWETIEEEWLAGDIGSRECLSRQLALVKATPTELLGFFDGIDIDPDFPDFVDHVIGLGASLEVVSDGIEQGIARILARHYVSLLPILANRLRQVDHDSWRIDFPYANDACRAAAGNCKCKSTPKAKRVLVIGDGQSDMCVAATADFVFAKDRLAEHCERNGIAFARFDSFAELPALLALLRHTNVGANAANATSFNAETQELFHHV, encoded by the coding sequence ATGATTGACTGGCATATCGTGTGTGATTTCGACGGGACCATCACCCGCACCGACGTGATCGACAGCATCCTCCAACGCTTCGCCGACCCCAGCTGGGAAACGATCGAAGAGGAATGGCTGGCAGGCGACATCGGTTCCCGTGAATGCCTCAGTCGCCAGCTCGCACTGGTCAAGGCCACCCCGACCGAACTGCTCGGGTTCTTCGACGGCATCGATATCGACCCGGACTTCCCTGACTTCGTCGACCACGTCATCGGCCTCGGCGCGTCCCTTGAAGTGGTCAGCGACGGCATCGAACAAGGCATCGCGCGCATCCTGGCGCGCCACTACGTCAGCCTCCTGCCGATCCTTGCCAACCGCTTGCGTCAGGTCGATCACGACAGCTGGCGCATCGACTTCCCGTACGCCAACGATGCCTGCCGCGCCGCCGCCGGCAACTGCAAATGCAAATCCACGCCCAAGGCCAAACGCGTGCTGGTGATCGGTGACGGCCAGTCCGACATGTGCGTGGCCGCCACCGCCGATTTCGTGTTCGCCAAGGATCGCCTGGCCGAGCACTGCGAGCGCAACGGCATTGCCTTTGCGCGCTTCGACAGCTTCGCCGAACTGCCGGCCCTGTTGGCGCTGCTACGCCATACCAACGTTGGGGCAAACGCCGCCAACGCCACCTCTTTCAACGCAGAAACACAGGAACTTTTCCACCATGTCTGA
- a CDS encoding transporter: MTFTVIVLVACSIVMDVIGQLCFKLGLDRLPELEGGFRLNAFWGQVFNAPLLWCGIGAFVVEFLVWLEALSRAPLSLLFPAAALAYCGVVLASKVILGETVSRRRWAGTLVISAGVMLVCVAHG, encoded by the coding sequence ATGACCTTCACCGTGATCGTGCTGGTGGCGTGTTCCATTGTGATGGACGTCATTGGCCAGCTCTGCTTCAAGCTCGGCCTGGATCGATTGCCGGAGCTCGAAGGCGGGTTTCGCCTGAATGCGTTCTGGGGCCAGGTGTTCAACGCGCCGCTGCTGTGGTGCGGGATCGGCGCCTTTGTGGTCGAGTTTCTGGTCTGGCTCGAAGCCCTGTCCCGGGCACCGCTGAGCCTGCTGTTTCCGGCGGCGGCGCTGGCCTACTGCGGCGTGGTGCTGGCGAGCAAAGTGATCCTCGGTGAAACCGTCAGTCGCCGTCGCTGGGCGGGTACGCTGGTGATCTCGGCGGGCGTGATGCTCGTGTGTGTCGCTCATGGATGA